In Treponema primitia ZAS-2, a genomic segment contains:
- the cbiR gene encoding cobamide remodeling phosphodiesterase CbiR, with protein MMDKSLIQSAACNTVSHAVLFPQGCLTVPSWVIPGTYLENLGFLDDKKEIRGVELLFFLYNDEIREQLDAEWEGILQFTNRFVFTAHLPDTVLPEHEELVRRLNPLVRNFIVHPGDPENASALGSLVKGWAKKYPPESGSSKAAPHRFLVENTHLGKFDALLPYLDENMGICMDTGHLLLEGKSPAAFFAEHRDRIGEIHLHGLDREKAALDGRLVDHRPVRGEDPWFRELYPLLTQFSGVINTELFSWEEAEAGINSIKQYNQIKSRKEA; from the coding sequence ATGATGGATAAATCTTTAATACAAAGCGCTGCTTGCAACACAGTTTCCCACGCAGTTTTATTCCCTCAAGGCTGTCTTACGGTCCCATCCTGGGTTATTCCCGGTACTTACCTGGAAAATCTGGGTTTTCTGGATGATAAGAAGGAAATACGGGGTGTAGAATTACTGTTTTTTTTGTACAATGATGAAATCAGGGAACAGCTTGATGCCGAATGGGAAGGGATACTGCAATTCACGAACCGTTTTGTTTTTACAGCTCACCTGCCGGATACTGTTTTACCGGAACACGAAGAGCTGGTGAGGCGGCTTAATCCCCTGGTACGGAATTTTATTGTTCACCCCGGGGATCCTGAAAACGCCTCGGCCTTAGGATCCCTGGTTAAGGGCTGGGCAAAGAAATACCCACCGGAATCGGGATCGTCGAAAGCCGCACCCCATCGCTTTCTGGTAGAGAACACTCATCTGGGAAAATTTGATGCCCTGCTGCCCTATCTTGATGAGAATATGGGGATTTGTATGGATACGGGGCATCTCCTTCTGGAAGGGAAAAGCCCTGCAGCTTTTTTCGCAGAACACCGGGACAGGATTGGTGAGATACATCTTCACGGCCTTGATCGGGAGAAAGCCGCCCTTGACGGGCGGCTTGTGGATCACCGGCCAGTCCGTGGGGAGGATCCCTGGTTCCGGGAATTGTACCCCTTGCTCACACAGTTTAGCGGGGTTATCAATACTGAACTTTTTTCTTGGGAAGAAGCAGAGGCAGGTATAAACTCAATAAAACAATATAACCAAATTAAAAGCCGCAAGGAGGCATAA
- a CDS encoding bifunctional adenosylcobinamide kinase/adenosylcobinamide-phosphate guanylyltransferase, whose translation MIILITGGIKSGKSRRALDIAIQEWRVSPAAPVSFIATAEALDGEMKLRIKKHQEERAVIGGVNGGAQGFITIEEPLELDRVISGAGQRAVVDCLPMWVNNIMYYKREDDFSRILDFFIGGMKDCIVVTNETGLGNVPFDETTRRYNLLLAEANRKIAFAADRVEFMISGIPMRVK comes from the coding sequence ATGATCATTCTTATCACCGGAGGAATTAAATCGGGCAAATCCCGGCGGGCCCTGGATATAGCGATACAGGAGTGGCGGGTCTCTCCGGCGGCACCGGTTTCTTTTATCGCCACTGCGGAAGCCCTGGACGGCGAGATGAAACTCCGCATAAAGAAACATCAGGAGGAGCGGGCGGTAATCGGCGGGGTCAATGGGGGTGCGCAGGGATTTATAACCATTGAGGAGCCCCTGGAATTGGACCGGGTAATTAGCGGTGCAGGACAGCGGGCGGTGGTGGACTGTCTGCCCATGTGGGTGAACAATATTATGTATTATAAGCGGGAGGATGATTTCTCCCGGATTTTGGATTTTTTTATTGGCGGTATGAAAGATTGTATTGTGGTTACCAACGAAACCGGATTGGGGAATGTCCCTTTTGATGAAACTACCCGGCGCTACAATCTGCTCCTGGCAGAGGCAAACCGGAAGATTGCTTTTGCTGCGGATCGGGTGGAGTTCATGATTTCTGGTATTCCCATGAGGGTAAAATGA
- a CDS encoding adenosylcobinamide-GDP ribazoletransferase, with protein MILDRFLSTFSLVSRIPVKIHFTFDASRMDFYLPVIGVCPALLVFLVSQGLVLIMSEPLVISIIVLIVQYFCFNLFHLDGLMDSADAFLGTVDREKRLAILKDSRVGVYGFFAGFADLSLKAALLSALLPFFHQYAVLLLAYPISGRFGGALIPCLAKPANPGGLGALAKDAKAFRAILGFLSALIIWGLLAWGFFKLGTFVFGAEVLGGPAFPTWNFQEIIPIMPLLAISLCLSGPLAALFYARVYHRSLGGYTGDALGAAIETGELLHLSVAYIILSVAA; from the coding sequence TTGATCTTAGACCGGTTTCTGTCAACATTCAGTCTTGTTTCGCGGATTCCGGTTAAAATTCATTTTACCTTTGATGCTTCCAGGATGGATTTCTACCTTCCTGTCATAGGCGTATGTCCGGCTTTGCTGGTCTTTCTGGTGTCCCAGGGGCTTGTTCTGATAATGAGCGAGCCCCTGGTCATCAGTATTATTGTTCTTATAGTGCAGTATTTCTGTTTTAATCTTTTTCATTTAGACGGGCTTATGGACAGTGCTGACGCTTTTCTGGGAACGGTTGATCGGGAAAAGCGTCTGGCTATACTGAAGGATTCCCGGGTTGGGGTCTATGGGTTTTTTGCAGGGTTTGCGGATCTTTCCCTTAAGGCTGCTCTGCTTAGCGCCCTGCTTCCCTTTTTCCACCAATACGCTGTCCTGCTCCTGGCCTATCCCATAAGCGGCAGATTCGGCGGCGCCTTGATTCCCTGTCTGGCGAAGCCGGCAAATCCTGGCGGCCTCGGCGCACTGGCTAAGGATGCCAAGGCCTTCCGCGCGATCCTGGGTTTTCTAAGCGCATTGATAATTTGGGGCCTCCTGGCCTGGGGCTTTTTTAAGCTGGGCACCTTTGTTTTTGGCGCTGAAGTCCTTGGCGGTCCGGCGTTTCCCACGTGGAATTTCCAGGAAATTATACCGATAATGCCCCTCCTGGCAATATCACTGTGCCTGTCCGGCCCCCTGGCTGCGCTGTTTTACGCCCGGGTCTACCACCGGTCCCTGGGAGGGTATACCGGTGATGCACTTGGCGCCGCAATTGAGACCGGAGAACTGCTCCACCTTAGCGTAGCCTATATCATTCTCAGCGTTGCCGCCTAG
- a CDS encoding ABC transporter substrate-binding protein: MNKFSALFAAALLLAGCGGNNARLVTDRGGNSVAISGPVNKVISTAPSSTEILVDLGLADKLTAIDKYSLGVRGVNQDLPLIDFFFPDAEVIIGLNPDVIISNGHNKIGAGDDPFKLIREAGISVVYIPLSSDIDGICGDIEFIADLMNVPDRGKELVRSFKSQIDEIAAIGNTIEDKKTAYFEISPAPELVTIGRNTYLHEMMTIIGTVNIFSDQIGVIFPGAESILERNPDVIITNIQERYNPVGEIKNREGFEYINAVKNNAIYLVDTNSAARPSARIVLALRQMAKAVYPDKYEKF; the protein is encoded by the coding sequence GTGAATAAGTTTTCTGCCTTGTTTGCGGCAGCCTTGTTATTAGCCGGATGCGGCGGGAATAATGCACGGCTTGTAACCGACCGGGGCGGGAACTCCGTGGCAATATCCGGTCCCGTCAATAAAGTTATTTCCACTGCTCCATCCAGTACAGAGATATTAGTTGATCTGGGACTTGCAGATAAACTGACCGCCATAGACAAATACTCTCTGGGTGTAAGAGGGGTTAACCAGGACCTGCCCTTGATAGATTTTTTCTTCCCCGATGCGGAGGTTATAATCGGCCTCAATCCGGATGTGATAATTTCTAACGGTCATAATAAAATCGGAGCAGGGGATGACCCTTTTAAGTTGATCCGGGAAGCAGGTATTTCAGTGGTGTATATACCCTTGAGCAGTGATATTGATGGTATATGCGGGGACATAGAATTTATCGCCGATTTGATGAATGTGCCGGATCGGGGCAAGGAATTGGTACGATCCTTTAAAAGCCAGATTGATGAAATAGCTGCTATAGGAAATACAATCGAGGACAAAAAGACGGCGTATTTCGAAATATCCCCGGCGCCGGAGCTGGTAACCATAGGGCGGAATACCTATTTGCATGAGATGATGACCATCATTGGAACTGTAAATATATTTTCCGATCAGATTGGTGTTATCTTCCCCGGCGCTGAGTCTATTCTGGAGAGAAATCCGGATGTCATAATCACTAACATCCAGGAGAGATACAATCCCGTTGGGGAAATAAAAAACAGGGAAGGATTTGAATATATCAATGCGGTAAAAAACAATGCTATTTATTTGGTGGATACCAATTCGGCAGCCCGGCCTTCGGCCCGCATAGTCCTGGCCTTGCGGCAGATGGCAAAGGCGGTTTATCCGGATAAATATGAAAAGTTCTAA
- a CDS encoding FecCD family ABC transporter permease, with translation MKSSKKILIGVIIAAVIVCIGASVGSTYISIYDTLRIIVEKIFSIHLTEGIEMRDVSIVWTLRLPRVLLAFIIGGSLAMGGAVIQSVLKNQIASPYILGVSSGATLGAALIMLTGFTIPLIGGFTLPLTGFLFGLLTVYIVISLSSKLDRTMSNNTIILFGMVFTLFIGALLTTLLALFREELRNLIYWQMGSFALKGWSYVRLMLPFFVIGTLGILRYTREMDILTFGEEQAKSVGVETEKVRRRLFVFSTILSGAAVSLSGVIGFVDLIAPHMARKIVGSNHRYVIPMSFILGGSLMVVTDLIARTIVSPSELPVGAITALIGAPFFAWVYFKKK, from the coding sequence ATGAAAAGTTCTAAGAAGATCCTTATCGGTGTCATAATTGCAGCAGTGATAGTATGCATTGGGGCCTCTGTCGGGAGTACCTATATCTCTATATATGATACCCTGAGGATTATTGTTGAAAAAATATTTTCCATACACCTCACGGAAGGTATTGAGATGCGGGATGTGTCTATCGTATGGACCCTCAGGCTGCCCCGAGTATTGTTAGCCTTTATCATAGGCGGTTCCCTTGCCATGGGCGGCGCCGTGATTCAGTCGGTTCTGAAAAACCAGATCGCCTCTCCCTATATTTTGGGGGTCTCTTCGGGGGCGACCCTGGGGGCGGCGCTGATCATGCTTACGGGGTTTACGATCCCTCTGATTGGCGGATTTACCCTGCCCCTTACGGGGTTTCTTTTCGGCTTGTTAACAGTGTATATCGTCATTTCCCTTTCCTCAAAGTTAGACAGGACCATGTCGAATAACACAATCATTCTCTTTGGTATGGTGTTTACCCTCTTTATCGGCGCCTTGCTTACCACCCTGCTCGCCCTGTTTCGGGAAGAACTCCGGAATCTGATATACTGGCAAATGGGGAGCTTTGCCCTCAAGGGCTGGTCCTATGTTAGATTGATGCTTCCCTTTTTTGTTATTGGAACCCTGGGGATACTGCGGTACACCAGGGAAATGGATATTCTTACATTTGGAGAGGAGCAGGCAAAATCCGTCGGCGTGGAAACAGAAAAGGTGCGGAGGCGGCTGTTTGTTTTTTCAACCATCCTTTCCGGGGCGGCGGTTTCATTAAGCGGTGTTATCGGTTTTGTGGATCTTATCGCGCCTCACATGGCACGAAAAATTGTGGGGTCCAATCACCGGTATGTGATACCCATGTCTTTTATTCTTGGTGGAAGCCTGATGGTGGTAACCGATCTTATAGCCCGGACCATTGTGTCTCCCTCGGAACTTCCTGTGGGGGCTATAACCGCATTGATAGGTGCGCCATTCTTTGCATGGGTATACTTTAAAAAGAAGTAG
- a CDS encoding ABC transporter ATP-binding protein: MLEIKNLSSGYDGLDVIHNINLKAEKGEFLCILGPNGCGKSTLLKSVARILPYRGKVVIDGRDLSSFSRKELAKKIALMGQMSEIYFPYSVYDTVSLGRYAHTEGFLKSLSSEDRDIIADILNRLGLYSEKDRMINELSGGQLQRVFLARTLAQNPEIILLDEPTNHLDLKHQIELLQYIITWAKDNNKTVVGVLHDLNMVHYYGDNAAIIHKGTLVSYGKPNQVLDGETLNSIYDMDIRSFMLESLENWRSTGEHKECDMDQQEVKHA; the protein is encoded by the coding sequence ATGTTGGAAATAAAAAATTTAAGCAGCGGGTATGATGGCCTTGATGTTATCCACAATATTAATCTGAAGGCGGAGAAGGGAGAATTTCTCTGTATCCTGGGACCTAACGGCTGCGGTAAGAGTACCCTCCTCAAGTCTGTAGCCCGTATCCTTCCCTATCGTGGAAAGGTGGTCATAGATGGCCGGGATCTGTCATCCTTCAGCCGAAAAGAGCTTGCGAAAAAAATTGCCCTCATGGGCCAGATGTCGGAGATATATTTTCCCTACAGCGTTTATGATACGGTTTCCCTGGGACGTTATGCCCACACTGAGGGGTTTCTTAAAAGCCTGTCTTCTGAGGATAGGGATATTATTGCGGATATACTTAACAGGCTGGGACTCTACAGTGAAAAGGATCGGATGATAAATGAATTATCCGGGGGGCAATTACAGCGGGTGTTCCTGGCACGGACCCTGGCGCAGAATCCGGAAATCATCCTGTTGGATGAACCAACCAACCACCTGGATCTGAAACATCAGATAGAGTTACTGCAATATATCATCACCTGGGCCAAGGATAATAATAAAACTGTTGTTGGTGTTTTACATGATTTGAACATGGTCCATTATTACGGCGATAACGCCGCTATTATCCACAAGGGCACTCTGGTTTCCTACGGCAAACCGAACCAGGTTCTGGACGGGGAAACCCTCAATTCCATTTACGATATGGATATCCGCAGCTTTATGCTGGAATCCTTGGAAAATTGGCGGAGTACCGGGGAACACAAAGAATGCGACATGGATCAACAGGAAGTTAAACATGCCTGA
- a CDS encoding nitrogenase component 1: MPEIAVYGKGGIGKSTISANISAVLGRQGKRILQIGCDPKHDSTRFLLHGERITTVLDYLKGKTPDQCCLSDVVHLGAFGVHCVEAGGPEPGVGCAGRGILTTFELLERLGIKDNNYDGILYDVLGDVVCGGFAVPIRRDYAEKVYIVTSGEFMSIYAANNILRGLNNYDLKKGRAGGIIFNSRGLAEEEDRVKRFCDAVGLPLIAQFPRSDLFSDSEKAGMCLVEAFPDSELGEQFSFLADQVYSQSELYSAKPLSDENLEERILGKKAPAAGVRKELPQDIDRAAKKPAFFSKSLVSHEPLHGCAFSGAMSITTQVDDSVSIAHGPRSCSHITYQSITSVPRRFILERGIILPYGSSPPVVSSEMNEGVMIFGGIEELREKVIEAKTRYLQRSSPRKPGVIFVLTSCPSGIIGDDIRFVRDLEDDAIKIIPLLTDGNLQGDYLQGILMAYMETARRLIDREFEAEDDTVNIVAEKSETNARDASFRYVKDILDRFGIRVNCHFICETTVEEISRFKRGRLNILAYGDYMGRTIRTFLETEFGAEFLDKPFPIGFRESCDWVRSVGEYFHKSRDLIESITLDYQKQYQDELEQIRPQLEGRRLMVVTYNQDIDWILQTAVDLGMNVVFVGILNFSQDNHFTTNFKDHILELHISYENTRRKADVARIMPDLLITNYSSNDQDQSILTDTIPLSPTAGFLSGILLARRWAEIFRMNLKEGWRQDELLFRKYCS; encoded by the coding sequence ATGCCTGAGATTGCAGTATACGGAAAGGGCGGAATCGGCAAATCAACTATCTCCGCGAATATTTCTGCGGTTCTTGGCCGGCAGGGGAAGCGTATTTTACAGATAGGCTGCGATCCCAAGCACGATTCTACCAGGTTTCTGCTTCATGGGGAGCGGATCACTACGGTACTGGATTACCTCAAGGGGAAAACTCCGGATCAGTGTTGCCTTTCCGACGTGGTTCACCTGGGCGCCTTCGGGGTTCACTGTGTAGAAGCGGGAGGGCCGGAGCCGGGGGTAGGCTGCGCGGGCCGGGGTATACTGACCACCTTTGAACTTCTGGAACGGCTGGGTATTAAAGATAATAACTACGACGGGATACTCTACGATGTTCTGGGGGATGTGGTCTGTGGCGGTTTTGCGGTGCCCATACGCCGGGACTATGCAGAAAAAGTGTATATCGTTACTTCCGGTGAATTTATGTCAATTTATGCCGCCAATAATATTCTGCGGGGGCTGAATAATTATGATTTGAAGAAGGGCCGCGCCGGGGGCATAATTTTCAATTCCCGGGGTCTAGCGGAAGAGGAAGACCGGGTTAAGCGTTTCTGTGATGCCGTGGGGCTCCCCCTTATTGCCCAGTTCCCAAGGAGCGATCTCTTTTCAGACAGTGAAAAAGCAGGTATGTGCCTGGTGGAGGCATTCCCGGACTCGGAGCTGGGGGAACAGTTTTCTTTCCTAGCGGATCAGGTTTATTCCCAGAGCGAGCTCTATTCTGCCAAGCCCCTTTCTGACGAGAACCTGGAAGAACGGATCCTCGGCAAAAAAGCCCCCGCTGCCGGGGTGCGGAAAGAGCTGCCTCAGGATATTGACAGGGCAGCAAAAAAGCCAGCCTTCTTTTCCAAGAGCCTTGTGTCACATGAACCCCTCCATGGCTGCGCCTTTAGCGGCGCCATGAGCATCACCACCCAGGTGGATGACAGCGTTAGTATCGCCCATGGTCCCAGAAGCTGCTCCCATATTACCTACCAAAGCATCACCTCTGTTCCCCGGCGCTTTATCCTGGAACGGGGAATAATCCTCCCCTACGGTTCTTCCCCGCCGGTGGTTTCTTCGGAAATGAACGAAGGGGTTATGATCTTCGGCGGTATAGAAGAACTGCGGGAAAAAGTCATTGAGGCCAAGACACGCTACTTGCAACGAAGTTCCCCGCGCAAGCCAGGGGTTATCTTTGTCCTCACAAGCTGTCCCAGCGGGATTATCGGTGATGACATCCGCTTTGTCCGGGACCTGGAGGATGATGCTATAAAGATTATCCCATTACTTACCGATGGCAACCTTCAGGGAGATTATCTCCAGGGTATACTGATGGCATACATGGAAACCGCCCGGAGGCTTATCGACCGGGAATTTGAAGCTGAGGATGACACGGTTAATATTGTTGCTGAAAAGTCGGAAACCAACGCCAGGGATGCAAGCTTCAGGTATGTGAAGGACATTCTGGACCGCTTCGGCATCCGGGTGAATTGTCACTTTATCTGTGAAACCACGGTAGAAGAAATCAGCCGGTTTAAACGGGGGCGGCTTAATATTTTGGCCTACGGGGATTATATGGGCAGAACCATCAGGACTTTTCTTGAAACGGAATTTGGCGCGGAATTCCTGGACAAGCCCTTCCCCATAGGTTTCAGGGAAAGCTGTGACTGGGTCCGCAGTGTTGGTGAGTATTTTCATAAAAGCAGAGACCTTATTGAATCTATCACCCTAGATTATCAGAAACAATACCAGGACGAGCTTGAACAGATTAGGCCCCAATTAGAAGGTAGACGGCTGATGGTGGTCACCTATAATCAGGATATTGACTGGATATTACAGACTGCGGTCGATCTGGGAATGAATGTCGTCTTTGTGGGGATTCTGAATTTTTCTCAGGACAATCATTTTACTACAAATTTCAAAGATCATATTCTTGAACTGCATATCTCCTATGAAAACACCCGGCGGAAGGCTGATGTTGCCCGAATTATGCCGGACCTGCTGATTACGAACTACAGCTCAAATGATCAGGATCAGTCCATCCTGACTGATACCATACCACTGAGTCCGACTGCAGGGTTTCTGAGTGGAATTCTGTTGGCAAGACGTTGGGCGGAAATATTCAGGATGAATTTGAAGGAAGGCTGGAGGCAGGATGAATTACTATTCAGAAAATATTGCTCCTGA
- a CDS encoding nitrogenase component 1, with translation MNYYSENIAPDSFSGAIFAIEGIKDACTVLNGPTGCKFYHSAISDNQFFRTPTYDPLEHTEGFYFGQSRVPSTYLDGNDYVFGSGTKIADLLKSAVKKNFALIAVINSPGAALIGDDLERFLEMEVRDTPCFSVENTGFSGSFASGYQNALIGALKVLGLEASGKPKKKAVNLLGLCIYQKYYDQNYLVLKRLLDLCGIEVIAAPGGGDSAATIRCIPEAALNVVVYAEYGGEIGEYLRTGFGIPSLCPGEGPPIGFDAAAGFVRQVCEALDTDPGKALDTIDKARGRAYLYLSRFSSLLGLPKGALFSLKAEASTAYTLTRWFCGYLGMIPAAVSVLPDSDPHFTQKLKDFLEVIHYGETLQKSIIEAPTHILLADGNTIAELKLYGQQFCGIEIYLPSLGYMDITEKSIFGGEGALFLLEQILNGLRYVIH, from the coding sequence ATGAATTACTATTCAGAAAATATTGCTCCTGACAGCTTCTCCGGCGCCATATTTGCTATAGAGGGAATAAAGGACGCCTGTACCGTGTTGAACGGACCTACAGGGTGTAAATTCTATCACAGCGCCATCAGCGACAACCAGTTTTTCCGCACCCCCACTTATGACCCCCTTGAACATACCGAGGGTTTTTATTTCGGACAGTCCCGGGTGCCCTCTACATACCTGGATGGGAATGATTATGTTTTCGGCAGCGGTACTAAAATTGCGGACCTGCTCAAATCAGCGGTAAAAAAGAACTTTGCCCTTATAGCTGTGATCAATTCTCCCGGAGCGGCCCTTATCGGCGACGATTTAGAGCGCTTTCTGGAGATGGAAGTCCGGGACACCCCCTGTTTTTCCGTGGAGAACACAGGGTTTTCCGGCAGCTTTGCTTCGGGGTATCAAAATGCCCTCATAGGCGCATTAAAAGTTCTCGGCCTGGAAGCTTCGGGGAAGCCTAAAAAAAAGGCGGTGAATCTCCTTGGGCTTTGTATCTATCAGAAATACTACGATCAAAATTACCTGGTCCTGAAACGCCTGCTGGATCTCTGCGGTATTGAGGTGATAGCTGCCCCAGGCGGGGGGGACAGCGCTGCAACGATCCGGTGCATCCCCGAAGCCGCCCTGAACGTGGTGGTTTATGCGGAATACGGCGGGGAGATTGGAGAGTACCTACGGACCGGCTTCGGCATACCTTCACTCTGTCCCGGGGAAGGTCCCCCCATCGGGTTTGACGCCGCCGCCGGCTTTGTGCGGCAGGTCTGTGAAGCCTTGGATACTGATCCTGGAAAGGCTCTGGATACCATTGATAAAGCCAGGGGCCGGGCATACCTGTACCTTTCACGGTTCTCGTCCCTCCTGGGGCTGCCCAAGGGGGCCCTATTCTCCCTAAAGGCTGAGGCTTCAACTGCATACACCCTGACCAGGTGGTTCTGCGGCTACCTGGGGATGATCCCTGCGGCGGTTTCGGTTCTCCCTGATTCTGACCCGCATTTCACACAAAAACTGAAGGACTTTCTTGAGGTTATACATTATGGGGAAACTTTACAAAAATCTATTATAGAAGCACCCACACATATTTTACTGGCCGATGGTAATACTATTGCGGAATTAAAATTATATGGGCAGCAATTCTGCGGTATAGAAATTTATCTGCCGTCCCTGGGATACATGGACATCACCGAAAAGTCCATTTTTGGCGGTGAGGGTGCACTTTTTCTGTTGGAACAGATTTTGAACGGTCTGCGGTATGTAATACATTAG
- the cobT gene encoding nicotinate-nucleotide--dimethylbenzimidazole phosphoribosyltransferase → MENIRIKMEAHLDDLTKPRGSLGKLESYCIKMAEIQGKVPPRVEKKGVYVFASDHGIATEGVSLYPQEVTRQMVLNILSGGAGINALAGGTGWEIIMVDAGVIGEEFPPDLEVKPGCTFVRARVGNGCRNSFKEDALTPEETEKALAQGKVLAQDAADRGLNIIAIGDLGISNTSTAAAMLVAAGFNIDDMVDRGTGIDKTMLEHKRHIIQESVKLRNSPKNGKAILQKLGSFDFAMMAGLILGLEGKGIACVIDGFPVTSAAYMAYMINPKVSDWLFAGHLSKVVGHKPVLDRMGLDPIVNLDMRLGEGTGAVIGGHIIELGVRAAREMASFSQAHVSGGETKEEKY, encoded by the coding sequence ATGGAAAACATCAGGATTAAGATGGAAGCCCATCTGGATGATCTCACCAAACCCCGGGGAAGCCTGGGAAAGCTGGAAAGCTATTGTATTAAAATGGCTGAAATACAGGGGAAGGTTCCTCCCAGGGTTGAGAAAAAGGGGGTTTACGTATTTGCCAGCGATCACGGCATTGCTACGGAAGGAGTATCCCTGTATCCCCAGGAGGTTACCCGGCAGATGGTACTGAACATTCTTTCAGGCGGCGCAGGAATCAACGCCCTGGCAGGGGGTACAGGCTGGGAAATCATCATGGTTGACGCAGGGGTGATAGGGGAGGAATTTCCTCCGGACCTGGAAGTAAAACCGGGATGCACCTTTGTACGGGCCCGTGTTGGCAACGGCTGCCGGAACAGTTTTAAGGAGGATGCCCTTACTCCGGAAGAAACAGAAAAGGCCCTGGCTCAGGGGAAAGTCCTGGCACAGGATGCTGCAGATCGGGGTTTGAATATAATTGCTATCGGTGACCTGGGTATCAGTAACACCAGTACTGCCGCAGCAATGCTGGTTGCTGCAGGCTTTAATATTGATGATATGGTAGACCGGGGAACCGGCATCGATAAGACGATGCTTGAACATAAGCGGCATATCATCCAGGAAAGTGTGAAACTCCGGAATTCTCCCAAGAATGGGAAGGCCATTCTTCAAAAACTTGGGTCCTTTGATTTTGCCATGATGGCCGGTCTTATTTTGGGACTTGAGGGTAAGGGCATTGCCTGTGTTATCGACGGATTTCCGGTTACTTCCGCTGCCTATATGGCCTATATGATCAACCCTAAGGTTTCTGACTGGCTTTTTGCGGGCCACCTTTCCAAGGTAGTCGGACACAAGCCGGTGCTGGATCGTATGGGGCTTGATCCCATCGTGAACCTTGATATGCGCTTGGGAGAAGGTACCGGTGCGGTTATCGGCGGACACATCATTGAACTGGGGGTCCGGGCAGCGAGGGAGATGGCCTCCTTTTCCCAGGCCCATGTTTCAGGTGGTGAAACAAAGGAAGAAAAATATTGA